The DNA segment ctcttcactatgtttcagctgaaaggcgaccaggcgtcctgcttcaGTCtgatcaccatgtttcagctgaaaggcgaccaggcgtcctgctttagtctcttcaccatgtttcagctgaaaggcgaccaggcgtcctgttTCAGTCtgatcaccatgtttcagctgaaaggcgaccaggcgtcctgctttagtctcttcaccatgtttcagctgaaaggcgaccaggcgtcctgttTCAGTCtgatcaccatgtttcagctgaaaggcgaccaggcgtcctgcttcaGTCTCAGGTTTTCTCAATGAGAATCTGATCGGTGGAATCAGCTCATTTGACACATTCATGAAGGTTCTGTTGACTCAGTTTGAAGGTCACATTTACTCTGAATGAATCTCTGTAATGAGAcgtgtgaagagttttgaaagtTTGGTTTCAGTGTCGAATGTTTGTTAGCAATcggaaaaaaactaaacaatcgCAGCTTAGTTCAGGTTTCATCATtttgattcattatttaatgttttctaAGAACAGAGAGAACATCGGACAATCATCAGGTCACCAGTCGCCATGACAACGAGTCACATGATGATCAGTCGTttattatagtgtgtgtgtgtgtgtgtgtgtgtgtgtgtgtgtgtgtgtgtgaatagacAAGTCAGATTTTGAGGCAGTGACAGAAAATGGTGCTGGAGCAAAATATATCCTTGTAGGGCATCGCTGGGGGAGCAGGGTGAGTATTGGTGGATGGAccctcgtcccctcctcccctctgaagCCAAACAGGTGGACATGACTGGGTTGAGTGGGATGTCTGCACTGGGCCAACCGCtgagccttgtgtgtgtgtgctacacacagcgtgtgttatacagtgtgtgtgtgtgtgtgtgtgtgttttactgtgtgtgtgtgtgtgtgtttggtttcccAAAAATACGTCCAGACGAATATTTGTACTTTTTCCTAAGTACTAGTTGTACTGTGCTTCCTGCCCGAcgtcgccctctgctggtggaaaCAGGAACACGACTGACAAGCGCACTGACTTTTTGATAATACATGATCTACATTAAGTACACAAAGTACTACATTACTACAAAGTAATACATGTGATACTATAGCGTCAAAGCTGTGCGCGTATGCACATATTTCATACGTGTTGTCTGTTGAAGGATGATATATGCAGTTAAAGCAGcgtctctctccctgcagacGCTGCGTAAGAAAGGCCTCAGCGGCGCCGACAGCCCCGACCTCGAGGCCGACGACTCGGCGGATCAAAGCGCCGAGGACGACGACAAGTACCGAAAAATCAGCGAGGACATCGACCTGATGATCGACAGGCAGaggctgtgtgtgagtgacatcATCATGTACATACGTGTACTTATAAACGAGTCCTTGTACTTCTATATGAGCACATGTACTTGTGTACCAGCAGGGTCTGGTCCCCTCTGCATACGACCTGGGCCTCTCCGGCCCCCCCAGTGCTCTGCTGTACTCTCACCCTGGGATGGGGTGTGGTTTGCAGAGGGACGGGTCGTCCCCCCAGAGGCCGTCCAGCGCCGGGGACGCAGGTGACGCCCCTCATTTGTCCACTGATCCGCCTCAAAACCTCAACCTTACTGATTCATTCTAAAAACGCTTCCTGATTCATTTACATATGAGATGTTTGAGGTTAAACCTGTTTCATCATCGATCGGTAACTTTGACCTGTGATCAGATCAGCTGTTGTAAGAGACGGCTCAATAATAACAGCTGCAGACGGACACTATTATATAATCATTAGATCATATTCTGTCATCTCATAGTGTATTACATATATTCTATAGTATCAGATACTATGAAAAGCCTTTTACTTCACATTATAAATGTATTCAACCCCGTCCGCAGGAGACGGCGGCTAcggtaaccatggtaaccactGCTCGTCTCCGGGAGGCGGGGCCAGACACCTGCAGGAGAAGACTCCTCCCCCGATGAGCGTGAGCCGGAAGCCGGACCTCCGcacgctgctgcccccccccaacaagtGCAGCAACCTGCCCCCCAGCGTGAGTCAGTGTGTcgtatataatatttatatttatatttatataataaggGGCTGGACGTTGTGATCATTCATGGAGCATTAGATGCTTTACGTTTGGTTACAGTAACAGTTAATTAGAGACAAGTCAGGTGTATTGTAGCTCTACAGCACCTGTGCCCCCCCTCTCAGAACCACAGGCTCAGTCCCTCTCAGAGTCTGTCCTCGCCGGCCGTGTCCCTCTGCGCTCAGACGCTCCCGGGACAGCTGGTGGGGGGGTACCTGTCCTCCTCCTACGGGACAGGTGAGTACGACGAGCACAGGAGctgttacatatatatatatatatataatatacatatatatatgtatatatgtatatatatatatatatatgtataatgtgtgtacgtgtgtttccTCAGACTTCTCCCTCAGCGGCTTCGGAGGTTCTGGTCTCGGATCGGTAGCcagctggcagcagcagcagaacctcCAGCACTCGGCGCTCGGCCACATGGGGTGAGAGGCTTTGggcgggtcgggggggtcgggggggtcacaGAGATTTCGATGCCGAGTGTTTTCTTCGTGTTGCTGAACCGGCGCCTCCCTCTGGTCCCTCAGGACCTTCTGCCAGAACCCAAACCTGAACTCCGCTCCCCACCAGAACCTCCACATCAAGTCCGAGccggcctcccccccccgggaccGGGGGGGCCTCGCGGGGCTGGTCGGCGGGTGCGTGACCTTGGCCGGGTACTCGGTGGGCGCGGGTCGTTCCCCTGGCAACAGCGCCTCCAGCTGCGGGAGCTCGTACGAGGGCGGCGAGGATCACCACGGCAACTTCCTGCTCCAGCCGCCGGCCAATCACGAGGAGCGCCGCAGCCCGTCAGTCAAGCGCATGAGGCTATCGGAGGGGTGGGCCACATGATGGCGCCGCCCTGCAGCCGGAGGGGGGGCGCGTAGTGGTGTCGTGTTTTGAGTGGCTGTGTAGCGGTGATGGGAGGGACAGGGGGCGGAGCCTATCTGCTGAATAAGAACACAGTGGTTCAGATTCAGGGACATCAGGGAAGTATTCATCAAACTGCTGAGAGCTCCACCCAATGACACATATAATACATCATGTATGTGCTATATGAGACGTGACGGGGAAGAAGGTTCACACACATGGAAACACGTGATGGAAACACGTGATGGAAACACGTGATGGAAACGGGGAGAGAGCaagtggaggagatggaggagatggaggagctgtGGTGGGCGGATGATGGATGAGGAAGTTATTTGCATAGAGAAGTTTCAGTCAGTGGATGAAAGATTAAAGCGTTGAGATCCGATCAGTGTTTGGTAACAACACTGAGAGATATTCACAAATATTTAGTATAAATATCCctaaaaaatgatcaaattcaTTATAAATTATGAGGCATGAAAAACGACATGAGAAGAAATAAGGATTCTTAAATTCCACGTTTGAAAAACATCAAGATGCTCAAATTGGATTAAAAACTtgaataaaatcaaatgtaGCAAAGTTAaatccattcatttatttaagagTTAAATTTCACAACCAGTCGACGAAAAGCAAACAAGCATCACGGCGTTTCTTCGTATATCTGAACCTCCGAGGACGCtagcggttagcttagcatagtggTCAGAGGGAGGGCCACATTAACAGGACAGCGATGCTCAGCTGTACAGCGGTTACATAGTGTTATATAATTGATATTCTTGTCTGCAGCTTTATTTAATACGATTACAGTAATATAATTAAAGGCTGGTGGTTTTCTATTTAACATtcagggagattttaatttAACTGGAAGTTTAAAACAATATTCCCATAAAAGGTCAAAGCTCAAAATCCGTCTCACAAAAGGACAAATTACTGTGGATTctataaaagtgtttttgtttctttctgccAGGGCGCAACTCTgctgaagtaaaagtacaagAAATGTAAAGAGAAAACTAAAAATCGATCTCAGTCTTTCATATCGTAgagaaatattttaatttaatagaaGTTTAAAAGTAGCATAAAGTAGAAGTAGTAACGTAGTTGTACctcaaaatgattcaagtacagtacttgagtaaatgtactttccacCAGTTGGGACATTTCAGATAATCCGTGCCTTGTACCTAAAACTGTCTCCACCACCCGCCACAATAAGAGCGTGGACAGAGCAGAGACGGTCGttgacgtttgaatatttggGTTTGATAGCTGTATATTTGGAGCTTGAACCTTCGGCCATtatgttgttttattcatgtctcAGCTCATGAACAGGCAGTCGGTCCAGCTCGGGGGGGTCAGACCTGTGAATGTCCTGCACTGCACATGTTACATCTTCCCTCTTTGAACACGCTTCTAATAACCACGAGTCCAGTGTTGTAGAAGAGACGGTTTTAGCGGCATAAGCGGGTCTTTGTCGCCGCCCGGGGACGATGTTCCTCAGGGGACGTCAGAGGAACATCGTCCTTCACCgaaacatgtttgtattttgcagaaaaatatacaaaaataaaaaacaggctCCGTTACCTcgagtgttttttcttctccttgttgAAACAGAATTAGGACAGAACGTtctgagaggacagaggacgatGTCTCAGGATATGATGCGTTATGATTAAGTCACAGGATTGACATTGAAACTAAATATAAAACGTAAACAGCATAAAAGAAACAataatccattcatccattttcCTCTTAATGGGGCGGAGTCACGGTGGCAGCAGGGTCTTCCCCGACG comes from the Gasterosteus aculeatus chromosome 14, fGasAcu3.hap1.1, whole genome shotgun sequence genome and includes:
- the mef2ca gene encoding myocyte enhancer factor 2ca isoform X2; its protein translation is MGRKKIQIARIMDERNRHVTFTKRKFGLMKKAYELSVLCDCEIALIIFNSTNKLFQYANTDMDKVLLKYTEYNEPHESRTNADILDTLRKKGLSGADSPDLEADDSADQSAEDDDKYRKISEDIDLMIDRQRLCGLVPSAYDLGLSGPPSALLYSHPGMGCGLQRDGSSPQRPSSAGDAGDGGYGNHGNHCSSPGGGARHLQEKTPPPMSVSRKPDLRTLLPPPNKCSNLPPSNHRLSPSQSLSSPAVSLCAQTLPGQLVGGYLSSSYGTDFSLSGFGGSGLGSVASWQQQQNLQHSALGHMGTFCQNPNLNSAPHQNLHIKSEPASPPRDRGGLAGLVGGCVTLAGYSVGAGRSPGNSASSCGSSYEGGEDHHGNFLLQPPANHEERRSPSVKRMRLSEGWAT
- the mef2ca gene encoding myocyte enhancer factor 2ca isoform X1, producing MGRKKIQIARIMDERNRHVTFTKRKFGLMKKAYELSVLCDCEIALIIFNSTNKLFQYANTDMDKVLLKYTEYNEPHESRTNADILDTLRKKGLSGADSPDLEADDSADQSAEDDDKYRKISEDIDLMIDRQRLCQGLVPSAYDLGLSGPPSALLYSHPGMGCGLQRDGSSPQRPSSAGDAGDGGYGNHGNHCSSPGGGARHLQEKTPPPMSVSRKPDLRTLLPPPNKCSNLPPSNHRLSPSQSLSSPAVSLCAQTLPGQLVGGYLSSSYGTDFSLSGFGGSGLGSVASWQQQQNLQHSALGHMGTFCQNPNLNSAPHQNLHIKSEPASPPRDRGGLAGLVGGCVTLAGYSVGAGRSPGNSASSCGSSYEGGEDHHGNFLLQPPANHEERRSPSVKRMRLSEGWAT